In the Sus scrofa isolate TJ Tabasco breed Duroc chromosome 6, Sscrofa11.1, whole genome shotgun sequence genome, one interval contains:
- the FNDC10 gene encoding fibronectin type III domain-containing protein 10: protein MRAPPLLLLLAACAPPPCAAAAPTPPGWEPAADAPWCPYKVLPEGPEAGGGRLCFRSPARGFRCQAPGCAAHASAGRSLRASVLRNRSVLLQWRLAPAEARRVRAFALNCSWRGAYTRFPCERVLLGASCRDYLLPDVHDGVRYRLCLQPLPLRAEAAAAPEPAECVEFAAEPAGMREIVVAMTAVGGSICVMLVVICLLVAYITENLMHPAFARPGLRRQP from the coding sequence ATGCGCGCCCCGCcgctgctgctgttgctggccGCCTGCGCGCCGCCGCCCTGCGCTGCGGCCGCCCCGACGCCGCCGGGCTGGGAGCCGGCGGCCGACGCGCCCTGGTGCCCTTACAAGGTGCTGCCCGAGGGCCCCGAGGCGGGCGGCGGGCGTCTGTGCTTCCGCAGCCCCGCGCGGGGCTTCCGCTGCCAGGCGCCCGGCTGTGCGGCGCACGCCTCGGCCGGCCGCTCGCTGCGCGCCAGCGTCCTGCGCAACCGCAGCGTCCTGCTGCAGTGGCGCCTGGCGCCGGCCGAGGCGCGCCGCGTGCGCGCTTTCGCGCTCAACTGCTCGTGGCGCGGCGCCTACACGCGCTTCCCGTGCGAGCGCGTGCTGCTCGGCGCCTCCTGCCGCGACTACCTGCTGCCCGACGTGCACGACGGCGTGCGCTACCGCCTGTGCCTGCAGCCGCTGCCGCTGCGCGCCGAAGCCGCCGCCGCCCCGGAGCCCGCCGAGTGCGTGGAGTTCGCCGCCGAGCCGGCCGGCATGCGGGAGATCGTGGTGGCCATGACGGCGGTGGGCGGCTCCATCTGCGTCATGCTCGTGGTCATCTGCCTGCTGGTGGCCTACATCACCGAGAACCTCATGCACCCAGCCTTCGCGCGCCCGGGCCTGCGCAGGCAGCCCTGA